The genomic window ATATCGCAATATTTAATCATTTGCTTTAAGGAAGTTTTTTGAATTTTTATCGCATTTTTCATCAAGGTTAATTCACCCTGATGAATGTACGCATCTAATAAGTGTATTTGTTGTAAAATTCGATCAGTGTCCGTATATACAAAATCGGTCTTTTCAATTTCATCATAGGGAATCAGGTTTATTTCTTTAGGCGTAGGCAAAAATGGTTTAATTGCATTTCTAAGAAGGTCTGGAAAGTAAAAGTAATAGTCTTCACGTGTTCTAAAATAGTTATAGTTATTTTTTTTTCTAAAAGGAAGGATACAGTAACAATCATTGATAGGGTTTTCATACATTTGAGCTTGTTTTAATATAGGCGGATCCTGAATATTTTGGGATAAACGACGGGCATCGTGTTCTCCGCCTTCCCAAGCCAAAATAGACATAACATCCTTAAGACTTTTAGGAATTGATGCCCAAAAAGTTTCAAACAGCGCTTTTTCAGAAAAAAATAAAGTTAAGGCAATTACAAAATCGTCTTTTTTTATGTGGCCTTTAATTAGTTTTTTATCTGCAAAACTTCCGATTACATTAAAAAAACTCGGACCAAAATAGAGATATAAATAGTTTTCATAAATTTTTCTAAGCTGTTCTAAGTTATAACATTTATTGAGTTCTTCTTTTAGCAAAATCTGTTTAGAAGAAAGGGATTTTTTTTGAGGAGATATATTGTCCAAATCATTTTTTTTAATTTTAGCAACAATTGTTCTTGCCCAAGGCAGATTCAACATTGTAAGTTCATTTAATAAAATTAAGCGGACATTTGAATTTTCAGATTTTGAAGCTATTTCGATTAATTTTTGAACAGCAATATTATTTGGAGCTATATTAAGAGCGACTACAAGTATATTGCTATACAATTGCCAAGGTTCAGGCTTACATTTACTTAACAATATATGCAATATAGGTTTAGAAGTTATGTTAGTACTTATGTGAATACATGTAGTCGAGGCGATCCGTCTAACAGAGCCTGATAGAGGATGCGAATTGATGTAACCCATATTGTCAATTAAGAGATTCCTGAGATTTAACAAATCATTCCGCAATGTTTTTTCAACATCACGATATCTAAGAAGAGCCATAATGCGTTCAGATATAGATCCATTTGGTCCCAATATATTTTGAACTTTTGAATAATTCCATACTTTAATATTTTCTTTTGACGATTTCGCACTTAGCATATCTAAAACACAATCATCGCATATATATCCGATCATAAGTTTGCATACTATATCTGATGATTTCTTACAAAGACTGCAATCATGACGTTTGTTTATCCAATTTTTTTCAGAATCAAATGTTTTAATGTATGATGCAATATCATTCGGTGATAGTGGTAAAATTTTATTTGTAACTTTCATAGCTATAGTCCTAATACGAATTCTACATCTTTTTCATCAAGAGCTTTAATAGAAGCGCCATCACTGGAAATGAGGCTTTCAAAAAGCTCGCTTTTTACTTGCTGTAATTTTAGTATTTTTTCTTCAATAGTTTTTCGTGTAATTAATTTATAACTAAAAACAGTTTTATCCTGCCCAATCCTGTGGGTTCGATCTATTGCTTGATTTTCAGCAGATTTATTCCACCATGGGTCAAAAATAAAAATATAATCAGCGGCAGTTAGATTTAAACCGATTCCACCTGTTTTTAAAGTCATTAAAAAAACTTTATAGGTATCGTCATTCTGAAATTTTTCTACTAACTGTTTTCGATCTCTGGTAGCTCCAGTCATAAGCAGATAGTCTATATTATTTTTTTCTAAATCTTCGGAGATGCAGTCGAGCGCATTTAAAAAATTTGCAAAAACAAGAACTTTATGATTATTTGCAACCACATCTATAATATTGTCTAACAAGACTTCTCTTTTCGGAGAAATTATAGTATTTTCAGTTTTTGATTCAGGAATGGAAGCGATCTGACGGAGTTCACTTAAAGCTTGTAATATGACAAATTGAGACTTTTGAATGCCATTCAAAGCTATCTGAGTTTTTACTGTTTCGTAATAATAAGCCCTTCGTTGCTCGTAAAATACTTCTTGTTCTGGCGACATATCAATATATAATGTTTGTTCAATTTTATCTGGAAGATCTTTTAAAACCTCTTTCTTAAGCCGCCTTAAAATAAATGGATATATCTTTTTTTTCAATTCAATAAGGGCTTCTTTGTCTTCTCCTTTTTGAATTGGGTTTGCATAATTTTGATTGAAATCTTCAATTGTTCCAAACATCGAAGGGTTAAGAAATCTAAACAAAGAGTAAAGTTCGGATAGATTATTTTCAATAGGAGTTCCGCTCAAGCCCAGCCGATTTTTCCCATTAAGTAGCATTACTGCTTTTGAAATTTGTGAAGATAAATTTTTAATGTTTTGGGATTCATCCAGAATTATATAATAAAATTTAATTTTTTGAAATTCTTTAATATCATTTCTAACAGTAGCATAGGTTGTTAAAATTAAATTTTTCTTTTTTGCATCGGATAAATTCCTTGAAGATCCATGATATATGTAATAAGATAACTCAGGCTTAAATTTTTGAATTTCTTGCTCCCAATTAAACAATAAACTTTTCGGCATAACGATAAGGGAAGAAAGTTTTTGTTGAGGATATATGGAAGCAAGCAGTGTGATGGCTTGAACAGTTTTTCCAAGCCCCATGTCATCTGCTAAGCATCCTCCTAATTCGTGTTGATGGATGTAATTAAGCCATTTATATCCTTGTTCCTGATAACCTCTTAATTTTGTATTTATTTTTGGGATAGCAACCTTTGTTTTATGGAGAGTATTAAATCCTAAAAATATTTCGCGGGATTTTTTTAGAGCGTCCATAGAAATTTTTTCTTCAATTATTTCCTCAACAATCGGAAGATCAAAAAAAGACAATTTCACTTTATCTTTTTGTTTCTTAAAAATTCGATTGAGCTTATTCATATAGCTTTTGTCGATAATTGCCTGAGTTCCGTCGCTTAACAAAATATAAGCATTCTTTTTATACTGGTTTAAAGCGTCAAAGATAGAAATCTGCTCTCCGTCGATATCAAGGCTTGCGTCTCCTTCTAAAAAATCAATTCCATGGGATAAACGGAGATTTAATTTAGGTCTCACAGCTTTAATATTATAGTTTTTTAGTTTTTCTGACCCTAAAATTGGATATTTCATAATTAAGTTTGGAAGTTCAGATTGAATAAAAAGCTTGGCTAAATTTTCTTCAATAATAAAGAGGGTGTCTTCTAAGTAGTAATTATTCTTATCTTTTAAATCTTTACGATATTTTTTTAAGAGTTTATCCATTTCATTAAGCAGCGGAGATATATCTTCATAAATAAGGTCTGATACTATAATTTTTTTTTCTAACCCGTTTAAAATTCCTATTCGAGTGATATCATAATTGGCTGTAAAATCAGGGTCAAATCCTATCAAAGAGGAAGAAATTCTAATGTATAAAGATTGATTGATATCTACCTTTTCAAATATAAGAACAGGATTTGTTATTTTTTGTTCACCCTGAACTTTCTGGTAATCTTGAAAATCAATATTAATATTTCTAAGGTAAGAAAAAAACAGGGTAAAAAATTTTTCAAGATTACTTGGGAGTACAATCGTTTCAAAGAGAGAAA from Desulfobacterales bacterium includes these protein-coding regions:
- a CDS encoding ATP-dependent helicase, which encodes MDKQIDIFQKLRRTQAIITKPQNFSTIYFQLNFDQGGAYLKIVDEKGKEVTPDYEYYSGQTRYILKSMDKINEKKSFRINWETPNDPVYLFENEYLIWQLKQCNNFVDENFKPIHFVDEMAKLILKFEERKGGFSTKLVLLHDGNIFENLKLLNENHVFAHNSIFQVPPISENFRLVSLFETIVLPSNLEKFFTLFFSYLRNINIDFQDYQKVQGEQKITNPVLIFEKVDINQSLYIRISSSLIGFDPDFTANYDITRIGILNGLEKKIIVSDLIYEDISPLLNEMDKLLKKYRKDLKDKNNYYLEDTLFIIEENLAKLFIQSELPNLIMKYPILGSEKLKNYNIKAVRPKLNLRLSHGIDFLEGDASLDIDGEQISIFDALNQYKKNAYILLSDGTQAIIDKSYMNKLNRIFKKQKDKVKLSFFDLPIVEEIIEEKISMDALKKSREIFLGFNTLHKTKVAIPKINTKLRGYQEQGYKWLNYIHQHELGGCLADDMGLGKTVQAITLLASIYPQQKLSSLIVMPKSLLFNWEQEIQKFKPELSYYIYHGSSRNLSDAKKKNLILTTYATVRNDIKEFQKIKFYYIILDESQNIKNLSSQISKAVMLLNGKNRLGLSGTPIENNLSELYSLFRFLNPSMFGTIEDFNQNYANPIQKGEDKEALIELKKKIYPFILRRLKKEVLKDLPDKIEQTLYIDMSPEQEVFYEQRRAYYYETVKTQIALNGIQKSQFVILQALSELRQIASIPESKTENTIISPKREVLLDNIIDVVANNHKVLVFANFLNALDCISEDLEKNNIDYLLMTGATRDRKQLVEKFQNDDTYKVFLMTLKTGGIGLNLTAADYIFIFDPWWNKSAENQAIDRTHRIGQDKTVFSYKLITRKTIEEKILKLQQVKSELFESLISSDGASIKALDEKDVEFVLGL